The Spiroplasma citri genome has a segment encoding these proteins:
- a CDS encoding DNA-methyltransferase, with translation MLIWMNRQQIIDYLDWVRKKDMLYDFILWNKTNPMPTNNHIYQDKEYCMIIYSKKHRIPNYKNDYESKKTIFNYSIGKKLTRHPTEKPLYIFNRLISKYSKENDLILDCFLGSGTTAYACEQLNRKWLGCEINNEYYKIIKKRLKNIQFKFEF, from the coding sequence ATGTTAATTTGAATGAATAGACAACAAATTATTGATTATTTAGATTGAGTTCGTAAAAAAGATATGCTTTATGATTTTATTCTTTGAAACAAAACAAATCCAATGCCAACTAATAATCATATTTATCAAGATAAAGAATATTGTATGATAATTTATTCTAAAAAACATCGAATTCCGAATTATAAAAATGATTATGAAAGTAAAAAAACAATTTTTAATTATTCAATCGGAAAAAAATTAACGAGACACCCAACAGAAAAACCATTATATATATTTAATCGATTAATTAGTAAATATAGCAAAGAAAATGATTTAATTTTAGATTGTTTTTTAGGAAGTGGTACAACAGCTTATGCTTGTGAACAGTTAAATCGAAAGTGATTGGGTTGTGAAATAAATAATGAATATTACAAAATAATTAAAAAAAGATTAAAAAATATTCAGTTTAAATTTGAATTTTAA